The following coding sequences are from one Acidisarcina sp. window:
- a CDS encoding phospholipase D-like domain-containing protein: MAVRDAGKLGEQQQRQERAGLGYIRAIADHAFSRAASAPLVGGNQVRLLKDAQENYPAWRDAIRAAKHHVHFENYIIYDDEIGRSLAHELIAKAREGIHVRLIYDWLGCFGKASSNFWNHLRAGGVEVRCYNPPHLDSPFGWLSRDHRKTIAIDSNIGFISGLCVGSRWLGNPKKNIQPWRDTGVEVRGNVVAQLERAFAHIWEMLGEPIPASEQLCSSNQADAGQMNLRIVAGLPEMAGMLRLDLLISSMARKRLWLTDAYFAGTSTYVEALKSAARDGVDVRLLLPSGTDIPILKPLSRAGYRPLLVAGVRIFEWNGTMLHAKTSVADGNWARVGSTNLNLASWFGNCELDAVIEDAAFASEMEAMYLDDLANATEVVLNNANKVRAPGAPRHAPRGLNSGGGSIGRAAAGTLRLSNTIGAAFTNHRVLETAEGKIVSIAGAALLCLAIFFVFFPRFLAYPVSLVCAWIALTLLYRGYRLHRERRRSLASDRKAEEPQ, translated from the coding sequence ATGGCTGTGAGGGACGCAGGAAAACTCGGAGAGCAACAGCAGCGGCAGGAACGCGCGGGCCTAGGCTATATCCGGGCCATCGCGGACCACGCCTTTTCTCGGGCAGCCAGCGCTCCATTGGTCGGGGGCAACCAGGTACGCCTGCTCAAGGATGCGCAGGAGAACTATCCCGCATGGCGCGATGCCATTCGCGCGGCAAAGCATCATGTCCACTTCGAAAACTACATCATCTATGACGATGAGATCGGCCGCAGCCTGGCCCACGAATTGATCGCAAAGGCTCGCGAAGGCATACACGTACGGCTCATCTACGATTGGCTCGGCTGCTTCGGCAAGGCGTCCAGCAACTTCTGGAATCACCTGCGCGCAGGCGGTGTCGAGGTGCGCTGCTACAATCCGCCACACCTCGACAGTCCGTTCGGATGGCTCTCTCGCGATCATCGGAAGACCATCGCAATCGATTCCAACATCGGCTTCATCAGCGGGTTATGCGTCGGCAGCCGGTGGCTCGGCAATCCCAAAAAGAATATCCAGCCGTGGCGCGATACCGGAGTAGAGGTAAGGGGAAATGTCGTCGCGCAACTGGAGCGCGCCTTCGCCCACATCTGGGAGATGCTCGGCGAACCCATCCCCGCCAGCGAACAACTCTGCAGCAGCAACCAGGCAGACGCAGGCCAGATGAATCTGCGCATCGTAGCCGGATTGCCCGAGATGGCCGGAATGTTGCGCCTGGATCTGCTCATCTCCAGCATGGCGCGCAAAAGGCTGTGGCTGACGGATGCTTATTTTGCAGGCACTTCGACCTATGTCGAAGCATTGAAATCGGCGGCTCGCGATGGAGTGGACGTCCGCCTGCTTCTGCCGAGCGGGACAGATATTCCCATCCTTAAACCCCTTTCCCGGGCTGGATACCGTCCTCTGCTGGTGGCAGGAGTCCGCATCTTCGAATGGAACGGCACCATGCTCCACGCCAAGACGTCCGTTGCCGATGGAAATTGGGCCCGCGTCGGCTCTACGAATCTGAACCTTGCGAGTTGGTTTGGAAACTGCGAACTCGATGCCGTCATTGAAGATGCTGCGTTTGCCTCTGAGATGGAGGCGATGTACCTCGACGACCTGGCCAACGCGACAGAAGTCGTGCTGAATAACGCCAACAAAGTCCGCGCTCCGGGCGCGCCTCGCCATGCCCCGCGTGGCCTGAACAGCGGTGGAGGCAGCATAGGACGCGCTGCCGCCGGAACACTCCGCCTCAGCAATACGATCGGCGCTGCCTTCACCAATCATCGTGTGCTGGAGACGGCGGAAGGGAAAATTGTATCCATCGCTGGCGCAGCACTTTTGTGCCTGGCGATTTTTTTCGTCTTTTTTCCACGCTTCCTGGCGTATCCCGTCAGCCTCGTCTGTGCGTGGATCGCTCTCACGCTTCTTTACCGGGGATACCGGCTGCACCGGGAAAGAAGGCGCAGCCTGGCATCCGATAGAAAAGCTGAGGAACCCCAATAA
- a CDS encoding aminopeptidase translates to MKEALLATPQLTHAQKLDRLAEVAVRVGLGIERGQELVMTASLDSLALSRRITEHAYRAGASQVTTLFNDDEATLMRYRFAPYESFDRTAAWLYDGLAAAFQSGAARLAIAGANPSLLSSEDPDKVSRANRALSQAYRPALELITRHSINWTIVASATPAWASAMFPEDAPEIAQAKLWDAIFQVSRINEEDPVASWKQHDAELHRRAEYLNQRRYAALQYRGPGTDFRLGLADDHLWLGGGTTAGNGLYCVPNIPTEEVFTTPHKDRADGTVTATKPLSYQGTLIDGIQVRFEKGRIVEVRASKGQEVLQKLIATDEGASRLGEVALVPHSSPIASSGLLFFNTLFDENAASHIALGQAYSSCLRDGDTLTPQQLAAKGANESLIHVDWMIGSDKLDIDGISASGEANPLMRQGEWVSPQKS, encoded by the coding sequence ATGAAGGAAGCTTTGCTGGCTACCCCACAACTCACGCACGCACAGAAACTCGATCGTCTTGCCGAGGTCGCGGTTCGCGTTGGGCTCGGCATCGAACGCGGTCAGGAACTGGTGATGACCGCCTCCCTCGATTCCCTCGCCCTGTCGCGGCGCATCACCGAGCACGCCTACCGGGCCGGTGCATCCCAGGTCACCACGCTCTTTAACGACGACGAAGCGACGCTGATGCGCTATCGTTTTGCGCCGTACGAGAGTTTTGACCGCACTGCAGCGTGGTTGTACGACGGGTTAGCCGCCGCGTTCCAAAGCGGCGCAGCGCGGCTGGCAATCGCCGGCGCCAATCCATCCCTGCTTTCCAGCGAAGACCCGGACAAAGTCAGCCGGGCGAACCGGGCGCTCTCGCAGGCCTACCGCCCTGCACTGGAATTGATCACGCGGCACTCCATCAACTGGACGATTGTTGCCAGCGCCACACCGGCGTGGGCATCCGCCATGTTCCCTGAGGACGCTCCGGAGATCGCCCAGGCCAAGCTATGGGACGCAATCTTCCAGGTATCGCGAATTAATGAAGAGGACCCGGTGGCCTCCTGGAAGCAGCATGATGCGGAGTTGCATCGGAGGGCTGAATATCTCAACCAAAGACGTTATGCCGCGTTACAGTACCGCGGGCCGGGAACCGACTTCCGCCTCGGCCTGGCGGACGACCATCTCTGGCTTGGCGGTGGCACCACTGCCGGCAACGGACTCTACTGCGTTCCCAACATTCCTACGGAAGAGGTCTTCACCACGCCGCACAAGGATCGCGCCGACGGCACGGTGACGGCAACCAAACCGCTCTCCTACCAGGGAACGCTGATTGATGGCATTCAGGTGCGCTTCGAGAAGGGGCGCATCGTCGAAGTGCGCGCCAGCAAAGGGCAGGAGGTTCTGCAGAAGCTCATTGCTACGGACGAAGGCGCCAGCAGATTAGGCGAGGTGGCGCTTGTGCCTCATTCTTCGCCGATTGCCAGCAGCGGCCTGCTGTTTTTCAATACCCTGTTTGACGAGAATGCAGCGAGCCACATCGCTCTTGGGCAGGCGTACAGCTCCTGCCTGCGGGACGGGGACACACTGACTCCGCAACAACTCGCTGCCAAGGGTGCCAATGAGAGCCTGATCCACGTGGACTGGATGATCGGATCGGACAAGCTCGATATTGACGGCATCTCCGCATCCGGCGAGGCGAACCCGTTAATGCGACAGGGCGAGTGGGTTTCGCCGCAGAAATCGTAA
- a CDS encoding homocysteine S-methyltransferase family protein, translated as MTKASQHPLEKILESRIAIIDGAMGTTIRTYGMKEADMRGQRFKDATKDLLNNGDLFSLTQPEMIGDIHRRFLEAGADIIETNTFGATSISQSEFFLEDPREHGGRKDPAFYQGVIEDPFLINLAREINETSARQCREWADRIANATSRPRFVAGAIGPLTVSLSNSPDPDDAGFRVVTFDQVKNAYAEQVRALIAGGVDLLLVETIFDSLNAKAALVAIREVFDEGGKQLPVMISAAVGRGGETMISAQTTEAFWNAVKHVKPLSVGLNCSLGPDLMYPFLEELSEKANVAISCYPNAGLPNPLSQTGFDLGPQDMARYLGDFARGGLINIAGGCCGNTPEHIAAIAKALEGKPPRKWETATPEFHARQNEDKA; from the coding sequence ATGACGAAAGCCAGCCAACATCCTCTTGAAAAGATCCTCGAGAGCCGAATTGCCATCATCGATGGAGCGATGGGTACGACGATCCGCACTTACGGCATGAAAGAAGCCGACATGCGCGGGCAGCGCTTCAAGGACGCAACAAAAGATCTGCTGAACAACGGAGACCTCTTCTCCCTGACGCAGCCGGAGATGATTGGCGACATCCACCGCCGGTTTCTTGAGGCCGGGGCGGACATCATCGAGACGAATACCTTTGGCGCGACCAGCATCTCGCAGAGTGAGTTTTTTCTAGAAGATCCGCGGGAGCATGGCGGCCGAAAGGATCCCGCGTTCTACCAGGGAGTCATCGAAGATCCGTTTCTCATCAATCTGGCGCGGGAGATCAATGAAACATCGGCGCGTCAATGCCGGGAGTGGGCCGACCGCATTGCGAATGCAACCTCGCGTCCGCGATTTGTCGCGGGGGCAATCGGGCCGCTGACCGTGTCCCTCTCGAATTCGCCCGATCCCGACGATGCAGGCTTCCGGGTGGTCACCTTCGATCAGGTGAAGAATGCCTATGCGGAGCAGGTGCGCGCCTTGATTGCGGGCGGTGTCGATCTGCTTCTGGTGGAGACCATCTTTGATTCGTTGAATGCCAAGGCGGCGCTGGTTGCTATCCGCGAGGTGTTCGATGAGGGCGGCAAACAACTGCCGGTGATGATCTCCGCGGCGGTGGGGCGTGGCGGCGAGACGATGATTTCCGCCCAGACCACGGAGGCGTTCTGGAACGCGGTGAAGCACGTGAAGCCGCTATCGGTAGGGTTGAACTGCTCTCTCGGTCCGGACCTGATGTATCCGTTTCTGGAGGAGCTTTCGGAGAAGGCAAACGTGGCGATTTCGTGCTATCCGAATGCCGGCCTGCCGAATCCTCTCTCGCAGACAGGGTTCGATCTGGGGCCGCAGGACATGGCCCGCTATCTTGGCGACTTCGCACGCGGAGGGCTGATCAATATAGCCGGGGGCTGCTGCGGAAACACGCCGGAGCACATTGCGGCGATCGCCAAAGCACTTGAAGGCAAGCCACCGCGAAAGTGGGAGACGGCGACGCCGGAATTCCATGCCCGCCAGAACGAGGACAAAGCATGA
- the metH gene encoding methionine synthase, producing MSISESGNVAMPTETRPLRLSGSQPFTQQPGVYIIIGERTNVAGSPKFAKLIKAGKYEEAVSVARQQVENGANVLDICMDEGMIDGVAAMTRFLQLLASEPEVAKVPFMVDSSKWEVIEAGLKCMQGKGIVNSISLKEGEEKFRQNAATVLKYGAAVVVMAFDEKGQAATYEEKIRISERAYRILVDEVGFPPEDIIFDPNVLTVATGMEEHNNYALDFINATRWIKANLPHAKVSGGVSNISFSFRGNNKVREAMHAAFLYHAIAAGMDMGIVNAGMLEVYEEIDPELKVLVEDVLLNRRPDATERLVEHGEKLKDSATVTEKKTEEWRNGTVEERLSHALVKGIDTYIEADAEEARVKLGRPLAVIEGPLMAGMGVVGDLFGAGKMFLPQVVKSARVMKKAVAHLTPFMEAEKAALVAAGEEVKAQGKILLATVKGDVHDIGKNIVGVVLACNNFDVIDLGVMVPCERILERAKAEKADVIGLSGLITPSLDEMVHVAREMERQGFKQPLLIGGATTTRMHTAVKIAPNYSQPVVHVLDASRAVPVTTSLLSDDSKAEFVTKYRAEYESLRKSHTAPRQSIVPLETARARRTPIEWRAEDVPTPAFTGVRALDNFSLATLREFIDWAPLFHAWGLKGSYPAILEHKEKGEQARQIFTDANALLDTMIAKNLITARGVYGFFPANAVGDDVELYTNETRGKVLDRLHFLRQQANREGSEPCRSLVDFIAPKETGLSDYIGAFAVTSGIGLKEVCDRFRAENDDYNAIMAEAVADRLAEAFAECLHKQARDDWGYGCEEGLSNADLIQEKYRGIRPAPGYPACPDHTEKGTIWRLLDVTANTGMLITESFAMWPGSSVSGLYFAHPESRYFAVGKIDRDQVADYHKRKGMSVAEVERWLGQNLNYDPAE from the coding sequence ATGAGCATCTCCGAGAGCGGAAACGTGGCCATGCCCACGGAGACCAGGCCTCTCCGCCTGTCAGGATCGCAACCCTTTACCCAGCAGCCCGGCGTCTACATCATCATCGGCGAGCGGACGAATGTGGCCGGTTCGCCCAAGTTCGCGAAGCTGATTAAGGCCGGCAAGTACGAGGAAGCGGTCAGCGTAGCCCGTCAGCAGGTGGAGAACGGGGCGAATGTCCTCGACATCTGCATGGACGAGGGCATGATCGACGGCGTCGCGGCGATGACGCGCTTCCTGCAATTGCTGGCGAGCGAGCCGGAGGTTGCCAAGGTTCCCTTCATGGTGGACTCGTCGAAGTGGGAGGTCATCGAGGCCGGGCTCAAATGCATGCAGGGCAAGGGCATCGTGAACTCCATCTCCTTGAAGGAAGGGGAAGAGAAGTTCCGCCAGAACGCCGCCACAGTGCTGAAGTATGGCGCGGCCGTGGTGGTCATGGCCTTTGACGAAAAGGGCCAGGCCGCGACCTACGAGGAAAAGATCCGCATCAGCGAGCGCGCCTACCGCATTCTCGTTGACGAGGTCGGCTTCCCGCCGGAAGACATCATCTTCGACCCGAACGTCCTCACCGTGGCCACCGGCATGGAGGAGCACAACAACTACGCGCTGGACTTCATCAACGCCACGCGCTGGATCAAGGCCAACCTGCCACATGCGAAGGTCAGCGGCGGCGTCTCGAACATCTCCTTCAGCTTTCGCGGCAACAACAAGGTTCGCGAGGCCATGCACGCTGCTTTCCTCTACCACGCCATTGCGGCGGGCATGGACATGGGCATCGTGAATGCCGGGATGCTTGAGGTATACGAGGAGATTGATCCCGAGTTGAAGGTGCTGGTTGAGGACGTGCTGCTCAACCGCCGTCCCGACGCGACAGAGCGCCTAGTGGAGCACGGCGAAAAACTGAAAGATAGCGCCACCGTGACCGAAAAGAAAACGGAAGAGTGGCGCAACGGCACGGTCGAAGAGCGTCTTTCTCACGCATTGGTCAAGGGGATCGACACCTATATCGAGGCCGATGCGGAGGAAGCCCGCGTCAAACTGGGCCGCCCGCTCGCGGTGATTGAAGGCCCGCTGATGGCCGGCATGGGCGTGGTGGGAGATCTGTTTGGAGCCGGCAAGATGTTCCTGCCGCAGGTGGTCAAATCCGCGCGCGTGATGAAAAAAGCGGTGGCTCACCTGACGCCGTTCATGGAGGCCGAGAAGGCTGCGTTGGTCGCCGCCGGTGAAGAGGTCAAGGCGCAGGGGAAGATCCTGCTGGCAACGGTCAAGGGTGATGTTCACGACATTGGGAAGAACATCGTTGGCGTCGTCCTCGCATGCAACAACTTTGATGTGATTGATCTGGGCGTGATGGTTCCCTGCGAGAGGATCCTTGAACGTGCCAAAGCGGAGAAGGCGGATGTGATCGGCCTCAGCGGCCTGATTACTCCTTCTCTCGATGAGATGGTGCATGTGGCCCGCGAGATGGAGCGCCAGGGCTTTAAGCAGCCGCTGCTGATCGGTGGCGCAACCACAACACGGATGCATACGGCCGTCAAGATTGCACCGAACTATAGCCAGCCGGTGGTGCATGTGCTGGATGCCAGCCGGGCGGTGCCGGTGACGACCAGCCTTTTGAGTGACGATAGCAAGGCCGAGTTCGTGACGAAGTATCGCGCCGAATACGAGAGCCTCCGCAAGTCCCACACCGCACCCCGCCAGAGCATCGTTCCCCTGGAGACGGCTCGCGCCAGGCGGACTCCGATCGAATGGCGTGCCGAAGACGTGCCGACACCCGCATTTACCGGGGTGCGCGCACTGGACAACTTTTCTCTGGCGACACTGCGCGAATTTATTGACTGGGCGCCGCTCTTCCACGCATGGGGGCTCAAGGGCTCTTATCCGGCCATTCTGGAACACAAGGAGAAAGGGGAGCAGGCCCGCCAGATCTTCACCGATGCCAATGCGCTGCTGGATACCATGATTGCGAAGAACCTGATCACGGCGCGCGGCGTGTATGGCTTCTTTCCTGCGAACGCCGTGGGCGACGATGTCGAACTGTACACGAACGAGACCCGTGGAAAGGTGCTCGATCGGCTCCACTTTCTTCGGCAGCAGGCAAACAGGGAAGGCAGCGAGCCATGCCGGTCGCTGGTAGACTTCATAGCGCCGAAGGAGACCGGGCTGTCCGATTACATCGGTGCGTTTGCGGTGACCAGCGGCATCGGTTTGAAGGAGGTTTGCGACCGGTTCCGTGCCGAGAATGACGACTACAACGCGATCATGGCGGAAGCGGTTGCCGACCGCCTGGCCGAGGCCTTCGCCGAATGCCTGCACAAGCAGGCCCGCGATGATTGGGGTTACGGTTGTGAAGAAGGCTTGAGCAACGCGGATCTCATCCAGGAAAAGTACCGGGGAATCCGGCCAGCGCCGGGTTATCCGGCATGCCCCGATCACACGGAGAAGGGCACCATCTGGCGCCTGCTCGACGTGACGGCAAATACCGGAATGCTGATTACCGAGTCGTTTGCCATGTGGCCCGGCTCAAGCGTGAGCGGACTCTACTTTGCCCATCCGGAATCGCGATACTTCGCCGTCGGCAAGATCGACCGCGATCAGGTCGCCGACTATCACAAACGCAAGGGCATGAGCGTGGCCGAGGTCGAGCGTTGGCTGGGGCAAAACCTGAACTACGACCCCGCGGAATAA
- a CDS encoding sigma-70 family RNA polymerase sigma factor yields MALEPAQFATAARSVGVAVKPGEVSDAELMLRVRDGDDAAYNYLIEKYRQPIIHFMFRMVRNQAVAEELAQETFLRVYRSRQTYRAEARFSTWLYRIATNLGVNHARDTKYERSAQTVYLDETDPETGTTPDLADKTPSVEQDLVREERMRAIRQHVMALPERQRSAVLMHKYQGLDYREIGEVLKLSESATKSLLFRAYQTLRERLKDFV; encoded by the coding sequence ATGGCGCTGGAACCCGCACAATTTGCGACTGCCGCCCGTTCGGTTGGGGTTGCGGTCAAGCCGGGCGAGGTCAGCGATGCGGAGCTTATGCTCCGCGTTCGCGATGGCGACGATGCTGCTTATAACTACCTGATCGAGAAGTATCGCCAGCCGATCATTCACTTCATGTTCCGGATGGTCAGGAACCAGGCGGTTGCCGAAGAGCTGGCTCAGGAGACTTTTCTCCGGGTATACCGGTCGCGCCAGACGTATCGTGCGGAAGCACGCTTCAGCACCTGGCTGTATCGAATTGCCACGAACCTGGGCGTGAACCATGCGCGGGATACGAAATATGAGCGATCCGCGCAGACGGTGTATCTGGATGAAACGGATCCCGAGACGGGCACGACGCCGGATCTGGCGGACAAGACGCCCAGCGTGGAGCAGGACCTGGTGCGGGAAGAGCGGATGAGGGCGATTCGCCAGCATGTGATGGCTTTGCCGGAGCGTCAGAGGAGTGCTGTGCTGATGCATAAATATCAGGGCCTGGATTATAGGGAGATTGGCGAGGTGCTGAAGTTGAGCGAATCCGCCACCAAGTCTTTGTTGTTTCGGGCTTACCAGACGCTGCGCGAGCGGCTGAAAGATTTTGTTTAG
- a CDS encoding DUF3106 domain-containing protein, with translation MKRHWNRLNPATQSGEQRPVFLPYGRGMSLRIGSWIASGIFLGSLVVAAPLQGLAQQHAPAYRGGQPAMRFPAQNAPSFQRGAPRPAQAPRPQSQYQQSQQHLGDWLHTHQNLAPAEQEKALQREPGFNKLPQEQQQRLMNRLRDLNNKSPQQRQRTIDRVEVWERLSPQQKREISNSTAQLRSMPPERQVPLRRAFRDLREVPPGQRQAILNSPEYQSQFTPQERGILSNLLTIEPYQANPSAPADSPARQAPIPAYR, from the coding sequence ATGAAACGGCATTGGAATCGCCTGAACCCGGCCACGCAGTCTGGTGAGCAGAGACCGGTGTTTTTGCCGTATGGACGTGGTATGTCTTTGCGAATTGGCTCGTGGATTGCGTCTGGAATATTCCTTGGTTCGCTCGTTGTTGCCGCTCCCTTGCAGGGATTGGCGCAGCAGCATGCTCCTGCCTACCGCGGCGGGCAGCCAGCCATGCGCTTTCCGGCGCAAAACGCTCCTTCTTTTCAGCGGGGGGCGCCGCGCCCGGCACAGGCACCACGCCCGCAGTCGCAATACCAGCAATCGCAGCAACACCTGGGAGACTGGCTGCACACTCACCAGAACCTTGCTCCAGCGGAGCAGGAGAAGGCTCTGCAGCGGGAGCCGGGCTTTAACAAGTTGCCGCAGGAGCAACAGCAGCGCCTGATGAATCGATTGCGCGATCTGAACAATAAATCACCGCAGCAGCGCCAGCGCACGATCGACCGGGTCGAAGTCTGGGAGAGGCTGTCGCCGCAGCAGAAGCGCGAGATCAGTAACTCGACGGCTCAACTCCGCTCCATGCCGCCGGAGCGCCAGGTTCCGCTGCGCAGGGCATTTCGCGATTTGCGTGAGGTTCCTCCCGGGCAGCGGCAGGCGATCTTGAATTCGCCCGAGTATCAATCCCAGTTCACGCCCCAGGAGCGGGGCATCCTCAGCAACCTGCTGACGATTGAGCCCTATCAGGCGAATCCCTCCGCCCCTGCGGACTCACCGGCGCGCCAGGCGCCGATCCCGGCTTACCGATAG
- a CDS encoding proline dehydrogenase family protein: MPILRSTFIALSRNSSVRRFSEQSSLGRRMSSRFVAGVEIEAALRTAETLNENGITASLDSLGESVSTADEARRAADTYHQLLDAIQSRRLNANVSVKLTQMGLEIDQALAYDIVAGLVSHAASTRNFVRIDMEGSEHTQTTIDMVRKLHDTNPGTVGIVIQAYLYRSEQDLHTLLNEGIRVRLCKGAYQEPPNIAFASKKDVDENYLKLARILLNSNIFHGLATHDEKIIAATKHFLRERHFDTRRFEFQMLYGIRRDLQKSLVREGYNMRVYIPFGTEWYPYFMRRLAERPANLIFLAKNIFRS, encoded by the coding sequence ATGCCCATCCTGAGATCTACCTTTATTGCGCTTTCGCGCAACTCCTCTGTGCGCAGATTTTCCGAGCAATCCTCTCTTGGCCGCCGCATGTCCTCACGTTTCGTTGCTGGCGTGGAAATCGAAGCCGCCCTGCGCACCGCAGAAACGCTCAACGAGAACGGCATCACCGCATCGCTCGACAGCCTGGGAGAAAGCGTATCGACCGCCGACGAGGCACGCCGGGCCGCTGATACCTATCACCAGCTCCTCGACGCCATCCAGTCCCGCCGCCTCAATGCGAATGTCAGTGTGAAACTGACACAGATGGGTCTGGAGATCGACCAGGCTCTGGCCTACGACATCGTAGCCGGGCTGGTCTCGCATGCGGCTTCCACCAGAAACTTCGTCCGCATTGACATGGAAGGCTCCGAACATACCCAGACCACCATCGACATGGTGCGCAAGCTGCATGACACGAATCCCGGAACCGTCGGCATTGTGATCCAGGCCTACCTCTACCGCAGCGAGCAGGACCTGCACACGCTTCTCAACGAGGGCATCCGCGTGCGCCTATGCAAAGGGGCATATCAGGAGCCTCCTAATATAGCCTTTGCCAGCAAGAAGGATGTGGACGAAAACTACCTGAAGCTGGCGCGCATTCTGCTGAATAGCAACATCTTCCATGGCCTGGCCACCCACGATGAAAAGATCATCGCGGCAACCAAGCACTTCCTTCGCGAGCGCCACTTCGACACCCGGCGGTTCGAGTTCCAGATGCTGTATGGGATTCGCCGCGATCTACAGAAGTCACTGGTACGCGAGGGCTACAACATGCGCGTCTACATTCCCTTTGGAACGGAGTGGTACCCCTACTTCATGCGCCGGCTCGCCGAACGGCCTGCTAATCTGATCTTCCTCGCGAAGAACATCTTCCGCAGTTAG
- a CDS encoding BadF/BadG/BcrA/BcrD ATPase family protein, protein MAFFLGIDAGGTKTVCAIGDETRILARAQGGSIKHMRVGKEQAGENLRAVVGEALQAAGVRADQIASSCVGTAGSRIPSFAAWVMQSLEELVSGKVEVCGDDEVALDAAFPGGAGVLVVAGTGSNIAGRTSTGALVNAGGWGPALGDEGSGYWIGHTALCAAFRAYDWGEPTMLLERVTAFWSLPELGEVVAYANKIPAPDFSRLTPLVVECAEAGDAVATQTLLDAGRYLAEFALLACRKVRHAEPDGPIPGFAFTGSVLANISMVRETMTEQIRRALPAAHIAQEPVDPLEGALWRARHAVGAAAAIMH, encoded by the coding sequence ATGGCATTCTTCCTTGGCATTGATGCTGGCGGTACCAAGACGGTATGCGCCATTGGCGACGAGACCCGCATCCTGGCACGCGCGCAGGGCGGCTCCATCAAACACATGCGCGTGGGCAAGGAGCAGGCGGGCGAGAATCTTCGGGCAGTCGTAGGCGAGGCGCTGCAGGCAGCCGGAGTGCGCGCCGACCAGATCGCGTCCAGTTGCGTAGGCACGGCCGGCTCGCGGATTCCTTCATTCGCCGCATGGGTTATGCAGTCGCTCGAAGAACTGGTAAGCGGCAAAGTGGAGGTCTGCGGCGATGACGAAGTAGCTCTGGATGCAGCCTTTCCTGGTGGAGCGGGCGTGCTCGTTGTCGCGGGTACAGGCTCCAACATCGCTGGCCGTACGAGCACCGGCGCACTGGTTAACGCTGGAGGGTGGGGTCCGGCGCTGGGCGATGAAGGTTCCGGCTATTGGATCGGGCACACCGCCCTATGCGCGGCTTTCCGCGCCTACGACTGGGGAGAGCCAACGATGCTGCTGGAGAGGGTCACGGCCTTCTGGTCGTTGCCGGAGCTGGGCGAGGTGGTGGCCTATGCGAACAAGATTCCGGCCCCGGATTTTTCCCGCCTGACGCCGCTGGTGGTGGAGTGCGCCGAGGCGGGCGATGCGGTCGCGACCCAGACGCTGCTGGATGCGGGGCGCTACCTTGCGGAGTTTGCGCTGCTGGCCTGCCGCAAGGTGCGGCATGCGGAGCCGGATGGGCCAATCCCCGGCTTCGCGTTTACGGGAAGCGTGCTGGCAAATATCTCCATGGTTCGCGAGACCATGACGGAACAGATTCGCCGGGCCCTGCCTGCGGCGCATATTGCCCAGGAACCGGTTGACCCGCTCGAAGGCGCATTATGGCGAGCACGCCACGCTGTGGGCGCGGCTGCCGCCATCATGCATTGA